A section of the Bacillus pumilus genome encodes:
- a CDS encoding TetR/AcrR family transcriptional regulator — translation MNEKKEKIIKTSIQLFAKKGFSSTTIQEIADECGISKGAFYLHFKSKEQLFNRAFEYYIDTSMQSIETIRKENQHLAPREIFQKQIAEQFQHFAENKDFIILILSENIIPENQQIKKYSKTVKKQMNEEIQISILTTYGQEIEPYITDLSVMIQGIIQSYVQVLLLQDQMQLSFDELSSFILERFDDLVQGMLRSQTKPILKPTIWDDDAPSATSLQEELRLLKLEHLLSDDTLVSIEVIEEELAKAEPRKPVIQGMLTNLEKCEDPAVIRVVEQLKLFLS, via the coding sequence ATGAACGAAAAAAAAGAAAAAATCATTAAAACAAGCATCCAGTTGTTTGCGAAAAAGGGTTTTTCTTCTACGACCATTCAGGAAATTGCAGATGAGTGCGGAATATCAAAAGGCGCATTTTATTTACATTTCAAATCAAAAGAGCAGCTTTTCAATCGCGCCTTTGAATATTATATCGACACGTCCATGCAAAGTATTGAAACGATTCGAAAAGAGAATCAGCATCTCGCGCCGAGAGAGATCTTCCAGAAGCAAATCGCTGAACAGTTTCAGCATTTTGCTGAAAACAAGGATTTTATCATTTTGATCCTCAGCGAGAACATTATTCCAGAAAACCAGCAAATTAAAAAGTATTCAAAAACTGTGAAAAAACAAATGAATGAAGAAATCCAAATTTCCATCTTGACCACTTATGGACAGGAGATCGAACCATATATAACTGACCTGTCAGTCATGATTCAAGGAATCATCCAATCGTATGTGCAGGTGCTGCTTTTACAAGATCAGATGCAATTATCATTTGATGAGCTCTCTTCCTTTATACTCGAACGGTTTGATGATTTGGTTCAAGGGATGCTTCGCTCTCAGACGAAACCTATTTTAAAGCCAACCATTTGGGATGATGATGCGCCGAGTGCTACTTCCCTTCAAGAGGAGCTTCGTTTGTTAAAGCTTGAGCATTTGCTTTCTGATGATACTCTTGTATCCATTGAAGTCATTGAAGAAGAACTGGCGAAAGCTGAGCCTCGTAAGCCAGTCATTCAAGGGATGCTGACGAATTTAGAAAAGTGTGAGGACCCTGCTGTCATAAGAGTAGTCGAACAATTGAAGCTGTTTCTTTCATAA
- the gatB gene encoding Asp-tRNA(Asn)/Glu-tRNA(Gln) amidotransferase subunit GatB, whose amino-acid sequence MNFETVIGLEVHVELKTQSKIFSSSPTPFGAAANTQTSVIDLGYPGVLPVLNKEAVNFAMKAAMALNCEIATDTKFDRKNYFYPDNPKAYQISQFDKPIGENGWIEIEVEGKTKRIGITRLHLEEDAGKLTHTGDGYSLVDFNRQGTPLVEIVSEPDIRTPEEAYAYLEKLKSIIQYTGVSDCKMEEGSLRCDANISLRPIGREEFGTKTELKNLNSFAFVQKGLEFEEKRQEQVLLSGGLIEQETRRYDEASKKTILMRVKEGSDDYRYFPEPDLVELYIDDEWKERVRASIPELPDERRKRYIDDLGLPAYDAMVLTLTKEMSDFFEATITEGAEAKQASNWLMGEVSAYLNSAQKELEDTKLTPQGLAGMIKLIEKGTISSKIAKKVFKELIENGGDAETIVKEKGLVQISDEGALLKLVTEALDNNPQSIEDFRNGKDRAIGFLVGQIMKASKGQANPPMVNKILLEEIKKR is encoded by the coding sequence ATGAACTTTGAAACGGTAATTGGACTTGAAGTCCACGTTGAGCTAAAAACACAATCAAAAATTTTCTCCAGCTCGCCGACACCTTTTGGTGCAGCTGCCAACACGCAAACAAGTGTCATCGACCTTGGATATCCTGGCGTACTGCCTGTATTGAACAAAGAAGCGGTGAACTTTGCAATGAAAGCAGCCATGGCGCTAAACTGCGAGATCGCAACAGATACAAAATTTGACCGTAAAAATTACTTCTATCCTGATAACCCAAAGGCGTATCAAATTTCTCAATTTGATAAACCGATCGGTGAAAACGGCTGGATTGAAATTGAAGTAGAAGGTAAAACGAAACGAATTGGTATTACGCGTCTCCATTTGGAAGAGGATGCAGGTAAACTGACGCATACAGGCGACGGATATTCACTTGTCGATTTCAACCGTCAAGGCACACCGCTTGTTGAAATCGTATCTGAGCCAGACATTCGCACACCAGAAGAAGCATATGCGTACTTAGAAAAACTAAAATCCATTATTCAATATACAGGCGTATCTGACTGTAAGATGGAAGAAGGCTCACTGCGCTGTGATGCCAACATTTCACTTCGTCCGATCGGTCGTGAAGAGTTTGGAACGAAAACAGAGCTCAAGAACTTGAACTCATTTGCTTTCGTACAAAAAGGTCTTGAATTCGAAGAGAAACGTCAAGAGCAAGTATTGCTTTCTGGCGGCTTGATCGAACAAGAAACTCGCCGCTATGATGAAGCGTCTAAAAAGACGATTCTGATGCGTGTCAAAGAAGGTTCTGATGATTACCGCTATTTCCCAGAACCAGATTTAGTGGAGCTGTACATTGATGACGAGTGGAAAGAACGTGTAAGAGCGTCGATCCCAGAGCTTCCAGACGAGCGCCGCAAACGTTACATTGATGATCTAGGGCTTCCTGCATATGATGCGATGGTGCTGACACTGACAAAAGAAATGTCTGATTTCTTTGAAGCAACCATTACAGAAGGTGCAGAAGCGAAGCAAGCTTCAAACTGGCTAATGGGCGAAGTATCTGCTTACTTAAACTCAGCTCAAAAAGAGCTGGAAGATACAAAGCTAACGCCGCAAGGCCTGGCTGGCATGATCAAGCTCATTGAAAAAGGAACGATTTCTTCTAAGATTGCCAAAAAGGTATTCAAAGAGCTGATTGAAAATGGGGGAGACGCAGAAACAATCGTCAAAGAAAAAGGACTTGTCCAAATTTCTGACGAAGGTGCCCTGCTCAAACTTGTGACAGAAGCACTTGATAACAACCCGCAATCTATCGAAGACTTTAGAAATGGAAAAGACCGCGCGATTGGTTTCTTAGTCGGACAAATCATGAAAGCATCGAAGGGTCAAGCAAACCCGCCGATGGTCAACAAGATTCTCCTAGAAGAAATCAAAAAACGCTAA
- the putP gene encoding sodium/proline symporter PutP, protein MSIEIGISLSIYFIGMLAIGWYAFRKTNDLNDYMLGGRGLGPYVTALSAGASDMSGWMLMGLPGAMYTTGLSSGWLAVGLISGAYLNYLFLAPRLRSYTEVADDAITIPDFFDKRFKDSSTLLKAVSAVIIMIFFTLYTSSGMVSGGRLFESAFGANYMFGLILTSSIVILYTLFGGFLAVSLTDFVQGAIMFLALVLVPIVAFTQLGGPIATYQDIQQIDPKLLDIFRGTSVIGIISFLAWGLGYFGQPHIIVRFMAITTVKDLKPARRIGMSWMIVSVIGSLSVGLVGVAYVHETSTTLADPETIFIVFSKVLFHPYITGFLLSAILAAIMSSISSQLLVTASAMTEDLYRTFFRRKASDKELVMIGRMSVLVVAIIALCLSLNPSDTILDLVGYAWAGFGSSFGPVILLCLYWKRMNHHGALAGMVVGAVVVLTWISTGLNNTTGLYEMVPGFILSGLTAIIVSLLTNKPSKASKKLFTKMENHLEEETK, encoded by the coding sequence ATGAGTATTGAGATTGGAATTTCTCTATCTATTTATTTTATTGGAATGCTGGCCATTGGCTGGTATGCATTTAGAAAAACAAATGACTTGAATGATTATATGTTGGGCGGACGCGGGCTGGGTCCTTACGTGACAGCTCTATCTGCTGGTGCTTCAGATATGAGTGGCTGGATGCTCATGGGACTTCCAGGTGCGATGTATACAACAGGGCTTTCGTCAGGATGGCTTGCTGTTGGTTTGATTAGTGGTGCTTACTTGAATTATCTATTTTTAGCTCCTCGCTTACGATCGTATACTGAGGTTGCTGATGATGCGATTACCATTCCAGACTTTTTTGACAAACGATTTAAAGATTCTTCTACTTTATTAAAAGCTGTCTCAGCTGTTATTATTATGATTTTCTTTACACTGTACACCTCATCAGGTATGGTATCTGGCGGTCGTTTATTCGAATCTGCGTTTGGTGCCAATTATATGTTTGGTTTAATTTTAACCTCTAGTATCGTGATCTTATACACTTTATTCGGCGGCTTTTTGGCAGTTAGCTTAACTGATTTTGTTCAAGGAGCTATTATGTTTTTAGCATTAGTGCTCGTGCCGATCGTTGCCTTTACTCAATTAGGTGGCCCAATTGCCACATATCAAGATATTCAACAAATTGATCCAAAATTGCTTGATATATTCAGAGGAACGAGCGTCATTGGCATTATTTCCTTCTTAGCATGGGGCCTTGGTTACTTTGGACAGCCGCACATTATTGTTCGATTCATGGCCATTACGACTGTAAAAGATTTAAAACCAGCACGTCGTATCGGTATGAGCTGGATGATTGTGTCTGTTATTGGTTCATTATCTGTTGGATTAGTCGGTGTCGCTTATGTACATGAGACTAGTACTACTTTAGCTGACCCAGAAACCATTTTTATTGTATTTTCTAAGGTGTTATTCCATCCGTATATTACTGGATTTTTACTCTCTGCTATTTTAGCTGCGATTATGAGTTCGATTTCGTCACAGCTGCTTGTGACTGCAAGTGCAATGACAGAGGATTTATACCGGACTTTCTTTAGAAGAAAAGCGTCAGACAAAGAACTAGTGATGATTGGACGTATGTCTGTATTGGTCGTTGCCATTATCGCGCTTTGTCTTTCACTTAATCCAAGTGATACCATTCTTGATCTTGTTGGTTATGCTTGGGCAGGCTTTGGATCTTCATTTGGTCCAGTCATCCTTCTATGCCTATATTGGAAGCGAATGAACCATCACGGTGCACTAGCAGGAATGGTTGTTGGGGCAGTTGTTGTCTTAACATGGATTTCAACCGGCTTGAATAATACAACTGGCTTGTACGAAATGGTTCCAGGATTTATTTTAAGTGGTTTGACTGCCATCATTGTCAGCCTCTTGACCAATAAACCATCTAAAGCTTCTAAAAAGCTGTTTACCAAAATGGAAAATCATCTTGAAGAAGAAACAAAATAA
- the gatC gene encoding Asp-tRNA(Asn)/Glu-tRNA(Gln) amidotransferase subunit GatC: MSRISIEEVKHVAHLARLAITEEEAEMFTEQLDSIISFAEQLNEVDTENVEPTTHVLKMKNVMREDVPNKGLSIEAVIKNAPDHKDGYIRVPSILD, translated from the coding sequence ATGTCTAGAATTTCAATAGAAGAAGTAAAGCACGTGGCGCATTTGGCACGGCTTGCAATTACAGAAGAAGAAGCTGAAATGTTTACTGAACAGCTTGATAGCATCATTTCATTTGCAGAGCAGTTAAACGAGGTAGATACGGAAAACGTTGAACCAACAACACACGTATTAAAAATGAAAAACGTCATGAGAGAAGATGTTCCGAATAAAGGTCTTTCCATTGAGGCAGTTATCAAAAACGCGCCTGATCATAAAGACGGCTATATTCGTGTGCCATCAATTTTGGACTAA
- the gatA gene encoding Asp-tRNA(Asn)/Glu-tRNA(Gln) amidotransferase subunit GatA, with amino-acid sequence MSLFDHKISELKELLHKKELSVSDLVDESYKRINEVDGKVQAFLALDEEKARAYAKELDEAVGEKDELGLLFGMPIGVKDNIVTKDLRTTASSKILQNFDPIYDATVVNRLRDAEAVTIGKLNMDEFAMGSSTENSGYKATKNPWNLNTVPGGSSGGSAASVAAGEVPFSLGSDTGGSIRQPASFCGVVGLKPTYGRVSRYGLIAFASSLDQIGPITRNVEDNAYVLQAIAGVDQMDATSANVDVPDFLSSLTGDIKGMKIAVPKEYLGEGVGEEAKESVLQALKVLEGLGATWEEVSLPHSKYALATYYLLSSSEASANLARFDGIRYGYRTDNAENLIDLYKNTRSEGFGNEVKRRIMLGTFALSSGYYDAYYKKAQKVRTLIKKDFEDVFEKYDVIVGPTTPTPAFKIGEKTSDPLTMYANDILTIPVNLAGVPGISVPCGFANGLPLGLQIIGKHFDEGTVYRVAHAFEQATDHHKAKPEL; translated from the coding sequence ATGTCACTGTTTGATCACAAAATTTCTGAATTAAAAGAGCTTTTACATAAAAAGGAACTGTCTGTTTCTGATTTAGTGGACGAGTCTTATAAACGAATCAATGAAGTAGACGGGAAAGTACAAGCATTCCTTGCACTGGACGAAGAGAAAGCTCGTGCGTATGCAAAGGAATTGGACGAGGCAGTTGGTGAAAAGGACGAGCTTGGTCTATTGTTTGGTATGCCAATCGGTGTGAAAGATAACATCGTCACAAAGGACTTACGTACAACTGCATCAAGTAAAATCCTGCAAAACTTTGATCCAATTTATGATGCTACGGTTGTCAATCGTTTAAGAGATGCGGAAGCAGTCACAATCGGTAAATTAAATATGGACGAATTTGCAATGGGATCTTCTACAGAAAACTCAGGCTACAAAGCAACGAAAAACCCTTGGAATTTAAACACTGTTCCAGGTGGATCAAGTGGCGGCTCAGCAGCTTCAGTTGCAGCAGGTGAAGTACCATTTTCACTCGGATCAGATACGGGTGGTTCGATTCGCCAGCCGGCATCATTCTGCGGCGTTGTAGGTCTGAAACCAACGTATGGCCGTGTATCTCGATATGGCTTAATCGCATTTGCTTCTTCATTAGATCAAATCGGGCCGATTACGCGTAACGTAGAGGACAACGCATATGTTCTTCAAGCGATTGCTGGTGTAGATCAAATGGATGCAACGAGTGCTAATGTCGACGTCCCAGATTTTCTTTCTTCATTAACTGGAGATATCAAAGGCATGAAAATTGCTGTGCCAAAAGAATACCTTGGAGAAGGCGTTGGCGAGGAAGCAAAAGAGTCTGTTCTTCAAGCGTTAAAAGTATTAGAAGGACTTGGTGCAACTTGGGAAGAAGTGTCTCTTCCGCATTCTAAATACGCGCTTGCGACTTACTACTTGCTGTCTTCTTCAGAAGCATCTGCAAACCTTGCGCGTTTTGACGGCATTCGTTATGGCTACCGTACAGATAATGCAGAAAACCTAATTGATTTATATAAAAATACTCGTTCTGAAGGCTTTGGAAACGAAGTGAAACGCCGCATCATGCTTGGCACATTCGCTCTTAGCTCAGGTTATTATGATGCATACTATAAAAAGGCGCAAAAAGTCCGTACATTGATCAAAAAAGACTTCGAAGATGTTTTTGAAAAGTATGATGTCATTGTAGGACCAACAACACCAACTCCTGCGTTTAAGATTGGTGAAAAGACAAGCGACCCACTAACGATGTACGCGAACGATATTTTAACGATCCCTGTGAACCTTGCAGGCGTTCCAGGAATCAGTGTGCCTTGTGGATTTGCAAACGGTCTTCCGTTAGGACTGCAAATCATTGGCAAGCACTTTGATGAAGGAACGGTTTACCGCGTGGCTCACGCTTTCGAGCAAGCAACAGATCATCATAAAGCAAAACCTGAACTGTAA
- a CDS encoding alkaline phosphatase, with amino-acid sequence MGSMNRKKRIFLMSGILVVLVFAVLLTSHYVTPVSTNAADKKQTKVPKNIIFIVGDGMGMPVIKAYRTFKQEKLGSPKAQTVWDPHLVGMQTTHPDDPRDNITDSAAAATAMATGKKTYNDAIAVNQEKEPLRSVVEAAKEAQMKTAFVVSSDITDATPAAFGTHNVSRKNKEQIADHFFDEKIDGEHKVDILLGGGMQYFDRKDRDLVKEFKKSGYSILRSKDDLTSQSSAKMLGLFQEDELDRAIDRPKHVPTLKDMTQAALTQLNQNNSHGFFMLLEGSTIDSAGHENDVVGAMSEMEDFEKAVQAALQFAKKDQETLVVITADHATGGFSFGADGMTSETGYKWDPAPILAAKKTPVYMAKKIAGGQSVRDVLHTNIDFTLTKEEISQVEKAALSGKTSAIQLSIQHIFNQRSFSGWTTFAHTGEDVPVYAYGSGKAAFQGWIDNTKQGKNLFHIIESPSTYRP; translated from the coding sequence ATGGGCTCTATGAATCGTAAAAAACGTATTTTTCTTATGAGTGGAATTCTAGTAGTTCTCGTATTCGCTGTTCTATTGACCTCACATTATGTCACTCCCGTATCAACAAACGCAGCAGACAAGAAACAAACGAAAGTACCTAAAAATATTATTTTTATCGTTGGCGATGGAATGGGGATGCCCGTAATCAAAGCCTACCGCACATTCAAGCAAGAAAAGCTTGGTTCTCCAAAAGCACAAACCGTCTGGGACCCGCATTTAGTCGGGATGCAGACCACACACCCAGATGATCCTCGAGATAATATTACCGACTCAGCTGCCGCAGCCACAGCCATGGCGACTGGAAAAAAGACATACAATGATGCCATCGCCGTCAACCAAGAAAAAGAACCTCTTAGAAGTGTCGTTGAAGCAGCAAAGGAAGCACAAATGAAAACCGCCTTTGTTGTCTCATCTGACATCACCGATGCGACACCTGCAGCTTTTGGGACACATAACGTCTCCCGAAAAAACAAAGAACAAATTGCAGACCACTTTTTTGATGAGAAAATAGATGGAGAGCACAAAGTTGATATCCTTCTAGGTGGCGGAATGCAATATTTTGACCGAAAGGACCGTGATCTTGTGAAAGAATTTAAGAAAAGCGGGTATTCCATTCTAAGGTCAAAAGATGATTTAACCTCCCAATCATCTGCGAAAATGCTCGGCTTATTCCAGGAGGACGAGCTGGATCGAGCCATCGATCGTCCAAAGCATGTGCCTACTTTAAAAGACATGACACAGGCAGCATTGACCCAATTAAATCAAAACAATTCGCATGGGTTTTTCATGTTGCTTGAAGGCAGTACCATTGATTCTGCTGGACATGAAAATGATGTGGTCGGCGCCATGAGTGAAATGGAGGATTTTGAGAAAGCAGTCCAAGCGGCTCTTCAATTCGCTAAAAAGGATCAAGAAACCCTCGTTGTCATCACAGCAGATCATGCGACTGGCGGCTTTTCGTTTGGTGCAGACGGCATGACAAGTGAAACCGGCTATAAATGGGACCCAGCCCCCATTCTAGCTGCGAAGAAAACACCTGTGTATATGGCAAAGAAAATCGCAGGCGGACAATCGGTACGTGATGTCCTTCACACTAATATTGATTTCACGCTCACAAAAGAGGAAATCTCTCAGGTGGAGAAAGCAGCACTATCAGGGAAGACCAGTGCGATTCAGCTCAGCATTCAACACATCTTTAATCAACGTTCTTTCTCGGGCTGGACAACCTTTGCTCATACAGGTGAGGATGTCCCTGTCTATGCATATGGATCTGGGAAAGCAGCATTTCAAGGTTGGATCGATAATACAAAGCAAGGAAAGAATTTGTTCCACATCATTGAATCACCGTCCACCTATCGCCCATAA
- a CDS encoding MgtC/SapB family protein codes for MFWTIEWDTVLKLAVATLIGLIIGLERELKKKPLGLKTCIVIAVSSCVLTIISIDAAYNFPRVSRLQMDPLRLPAQIISGVGFIGAGVILRKSNDVISGLTTSAMIWGAAGLGVATGAGFYKEAFLSLFFILISVEFLPWLFQRIGPIRLQEKEIRIRMSLSDRNRMTDILKEMKALNIRIHSVRIDDLTEKNYPIMEVRVRVHKDRYTTDVYFDIKDLEGVVGVKCDTV; via the coding sequence ATGTTTTGGACGATTGAATGGGATACAGTCTTAAAGTTAGCCGTGGCCACCTTAATCGGTTTGATTATTGGGCTCGAACGAGAGCTGAAGAAAAAGCCGCTCGGCTTAAAAACGTGTATTGTCATTGCTGTCAGCTCCTGCGTGTTAACCATCATCAGCATTGATGCAGCCTACAATTTCCCTCGAGTCTCTAGGCTTCAAATGGACCCACTCAGGTTACCGGCGCAAATTATATCTGGTGTTGGTTTTATTGGAGCAGGTGTGATTCTGCGAAAAAGCAATGATGTCATCTCAGGTCTTACGACTTCTGCGATGATCTGGGGAGCAGCAGGACTTGGGGTTGCAACAGGGGCAGGATTTTATAAAGAAGCCTTCCTCAGTCTTTTCTTTATTCTGATTAGTGTCGAATTTCTACCGTGGCTCTTCCAGCGGATTGGACCGATTCGCTTACAGGAAAAAGAAATCCGCATCAGAATGTCTCTTTCTGATCGAAACCGTATGACGGATATCTTAAAAGAAATGAAAGCCCTCAACATTCGCATTCATTCTGTTCGTATTGATGATTTAACAGAAAAGAACTACCCGATTATGGAAGTACGCGTACGCGTGCATAAAGATCGCTATACAACTGATGTGTATTTTGATATTAAAGATCTAGAAGGCGTCGTTGGCGTCAAGTGTGATACGGTATAA
- a CDS encoding phosphotransferase enzyme family protein: MHKDVKAIYDESKILDEATHLYGVQRSDIHFIADAENYVYELKKDGESYILKITHTIRRSPDYILGEMEWLHHLAKGGLSVAKPIASLNGRDIEQVDDGQGGSFLLRVYEKAPGHKVEEADWNDELFYALGQYTGRMHKLTKSYQLSDPRYKRQEWDEEEQLKLRKYVPADQTLVFEQADRLMEMLAKLPKNQDTYGLVHADLHHGNFHWDQGKITTFDFDDIGYNWFMNDISILLYNVLWYPVIPYEDKAAFAGNFMKQFLKGYREENELGDEWLAYIPDFLRLRHVLIYGLLHQAFDLATIGEEEKGMLASFRSDIEQAAPITTFDFTKLSQS; this comes from the coding sequence ATGCATAAAGATGTAAAAGCCATATATGATGAATCAAAAATTTTAGATGAGGCCACTCATTTATACGGAGTCCAGCGAAGTGACATCCACTTTATCGCAGATGCAGAAAACTATGTGTATGAACTTAAAAAAGACGGAGAGTCTTATATTTTAAAAATTACCCATACCATCCGCAGATCACCTGATTATATTTTAGGTGAAATGGAATGGCTCCATCACTTAGCGAAGGGCGGACTTTCGGTTGCGAAACCAATTGCTTCATTAAATGGCCGTGATATTGAACAAGTAGACGATGGGCAAGGCGGTTCATTTTTACTGCGAGTCTATGAAAAAGCACCAGGCCACAAAGTCGAAGAGGCAGACTGGAATGATGAATTATTTTATGCCCTTGGACAGTACACAGGCCGCATGCATAAACTGACAAAAAGCTATCAGCTGTCAGACCCACGATATAAAAGACAAGAGTGGGATGAAGAGGAGCAGCTTAAATTACGTAAGTATGTCCCAGCCGATCAGACGCTTGTGTTCGAACAAGCGGATCGGTTGATGGAAATGCTGGCAAAGCTTCCGAAAAATCAGGATACGTACGGATTGGTTCATGCGGATCTTCATCACGGAAACTTCCACTGGGATCAAGGCAAAATTACGACCTTTGATTTCGATGATATCGGGTACAACTGGTTTATGAATGACATTAGCATATTGCTATACAATGTGTTGTGGTACCCAGTCATTCCATACGAAGACAAAGCAGCATTTGCAGGGAACTTTATGAAGCAGTTCCTGAAAGGCTATCGTGAAGAGAATGAGCTTGGGGATGAGTGGCTTGCCTACATTCCTGACTTCCTTCGCTTACGTCACGTGCTAATCTATGGCTTGCTGCATCAAGCATTTGATTTGGCTACCATCGGAGAAGAAGAGAAGGGCATGCTCGCTAGTTTCCGCTCAGACATTGAACAAGCAGCACCGATTACGACGTTTGACTTTACAAAACTCAGTCAATCTTAA